A window of Amaranthus tricolor cultivar Red isolate AtriRed21 chromosome 8, ASM2621246v1, whole genome shotgun sequence genomic DNA:
GTTCGATTTGGGAATAGTGTTGATGTCCACAACATAGGTGTTACCTTTTTGTATTCCTTCCAGAacagtgtctcctgtgtcactcccagaaattatgcatttttcagaagtgaagtttacagagttacctttgtcacagaactgagaaatacttagtaaattatgttttaaattctcaactaaaattacattaTCTgttgcatgggaacttgacttTCCGaattttcctttggcgattatttcacctttcatgttgtcaccgaaagtcacaattcccccatcataggtttctagtgagagaaattttgatctatcacctgtcatgtgcctggaacacccactgtcgagataccatgagttgttccccctctcTAGAacctgcaaaacaaattaattgttagaattaggAACCCAGTCTTTCTtaggttccttgtcgatttgacATGAATCATCTTTCTTAATTCAAACACGATCGACATAAATTCTATTGGAGTCATCATGCTTTTCCCTTTTGGCACACTGGAATTTTAGATGTCCAGTTTTTCCACAAAAGGTACAGACTTTACTACTTGCGAGAtcgacatagacctttttctttttattattcttattgtaacCTAGGCCTTCAGTATTTTTAGTtctagcatctagaatccatgtgggaatatttttgatttttccttttccttttgaatttaattaaagttttaatatttcattttcGGCTTTTTTGGATCCTaggttgattttcaatttttgaaaattagtaCATAAATCATTAATGGATGTGTCGTTTAATTCCTTATTCAAGCCTAGTAATTTGTATTGAGTTAATTCAACGTTAAGAATAATATTCTCCTTTTTTACTCTTTCCAATGTTTCCTTCAAATTGATGTTTTGATCTAGCAAGTTAAAGTATCTATTTTGAACATCAGATCTAAAGCTATTTAAATAGGAAACATGGTCTTCACGAATCTTAAGGTCTTTTACACTTCAGAGACATTTATCATTACTTTCTTCTAATTTGTCTTATGTCTCCAtaagcaactcaattaatttatatctaTCTGATTTAAACAGATGGTTAGGAAATGAATTAGAAGACTTTACCTCTTTTCCTTTGGACTTCTCATTCTTGCTGTCATGTGAagccatgagacataaattTGTTGTTTCTTCCTCTTCGGGGTTTTCTGTCTCAGCTTCACTCTCGGATTCTCctcatgcagcaatcatggctttGTGAAAGTCGGttttattgatattttcttTGGTTGGCAGTCTTCTAGTTtcccttgcctttcccttgcccttttcatttttccacatagggcaatctttgatgaagtgatcagtacttccaaatttgtggcattcaaggttGGATTTTGTATTGGCaaatcttctttctttgttgtttctttgattggcGTATctgttgttcctgaagaacttcttgaatctTCGTACCAACATGGTAGCCtcctcttcatcacattctgactCTTTTTGATCAGCTGCTGTTAGAGACAAAcccttgtttcgggaactgtccgTTGTTCCCACTAACACTAAAAAATACTCAATATTGCAAAGATCGTAACTAGCATCTATTAAAcaaaccaatgttcataaggaagtCATAAGTATGAGCAACATACACTTATGCGTCTAACATCGAGTTACTAAACTTATTCTACTTATGCACATGCAATGATCATCACAACGCAAAACATGAGTCGTAAATCTATCCCAAATTTACCCCAGCTCTCACACGTAACGATAAATTAAAACAAGTCCTTAAAGACTTTAGAATACAAGCGTCAAAGTAGGAACCACTGGCTCTGGTAACCATCTGTAACACCCTGAATTTCCATCCCCTTAAACAAAACCGAAATCGTGAgagacgggaggaaattcgggtgttacataaaaagaaaaggaaaagaatttaaataacgttaaagattaattaaaaaggtacGAGAGTGGAAATTTCGACAGCATCTCTGTtaaaaactgaggatgtgacaaggatatataaatggataacaTAACTAACTAATCTGAGGCCTTTAATGCCTTTTAAAAATATGTCACGAcggaatgaatcatcgtcggctcctcaaatcatcaactctaacgaggatcgtggttctaGTGTTAACGCATTGGTTTGACGGATACTAGAGGAGTATTCTCACTACCAtcatccaaaaactacgcagcggaactatggatcacacaaggagtcacatggcttcATACGAAAGAACTATACAACCCTAAAAAGAGAACTTTACAAGTAATGTAAAAGCTACAAACATTAGGCAACTAgtacacaattgttacgattgtactccactctttcccccaatgcaaagcaaaagaagctcctatatcTGTCTtgccaagctatgatcctcctgttgctcaacataatgaccatagtcaaatgtgtaatagcaggaacatcataggaataacaattagagtcattaaacaaaactatagacaacgatatagcATAGAATTAACATACCTACTCATCTGTCGAAACACCTTTATTTACTcatgatttctctttcaaactactaatccctcgaagtatattccagggtagtggatcttttctctattcatggcatagtgacacggcctatgaaaaagtatgagctcataccccttccagctgaccctctcgagTCCTACCTTCAAGAAAACTAACACaatggggtaccaatccagtgaagaggccaccatattaggATTTTCAAGGCCCgtatggtaacacctcggtcaaggggtggtatcggccacccggcgcccaataaaaaaagtatgctcataccccccttacggtgatcccATCGGATCTcactaggggactactaaatcaaccgacataatccagttgagtcacgccaactaatcataatcaaggctcaataagtaggaaatcacttcgataccacacacaatcATGGTGcattctctactatttagaaatctgttctcatagtctcctaatgctttcattctacttgcctatatcactttTATGACCATTCGatagcatagtttactttctggTGCTCTATAATTtaatacgatgcatataatcatgaaacaTTGATAATACCTTCaaacgatgaatatgataattaattactgcgtgtacgtacctgcaagcgtcactgcacgaccaaaatttacaaaaatcacccaactaaggctctactttcctcttatgaactgggaacatatacaagttaggaataaaactaataagttcccttaactactttgtcataccagctaaaagccaaggtaaccactatcatccattcacgacaagttttcaattacttctagcacgtacgcaACTCATTCAACACCAAACATAATCTTCAattcaataataacacaagtttttccatcgaaaaaaaataaaaagattcaaCCGTTTCCTTAcattaactaactttgagttataaggattcacattatcttaaaaataaaacaacgattcacacttaagtctCACAAGGTTAAATATAACACTAATATGAGTATCACAACAAGCAACTTAAATATCATCTACAATAAGTTGATATCATTCTCATGGCccggaattaaaacttaaacttaaaacgaaaaagtaaaagagacaacacaattttacgtggaatcCTTCTAGGcttaaatagaaggaaaaaccacgacccctagGGAAGCTTTTGTTACAAACTACTAAATTTGTATAATAATACTTAAAAATGTGATGTCAATTTGAACCTTATTGATATGAGAAGGTTAATGCGTTACGTGTTGGGTGCTCGAGAATCTATATATGACAATATTCGTTTCCTATATGTGAATTCCGTCTTTCAACTTTTCAATTACGGAATTCTTTAAGCCAAGCTTATATAGTACGTGTTTGCAAttaaaaaagaagataagcgtATTACTGCATAAGGTTAATTATCATGGGGGTAGGAGTACACATGTAGTTAAGTTTAGATCGTGAGATAAAACCTTCGACACCACACTTTCTCGTCATTTTGGCATAGATGAAGAAACAAACTTATAAGTATACAATATGTGCATTTCAATGAGTAATGTGTAAAAGGATTAATGCAATATAgaggattcattttttttatgttaaattatatatatataacatctggtccttctgcttaaGTACTaaggcgtgatttactaacacttctgcttgagtgttagggcgtggaatcccattacttatttaatgaatgcaacataTATGAtcattgtttgatatatgtaagggcctgttagggtgaggtaaaccaaaacccctaacttagtgggagtcgtcactcctccagtacaatgttgctcgagccacaggtcaggttaaataaccttactgtgttcaccatattttacgtgccggaaaacacgtcccacgttttttacatgccggaagcatggttcggcatttccttactatcaagcctttttattgtcatgttactgttttcatataaatgcaacattacaataacatataatagaaataattttataagaatttaaatataaataatcagtTATTATTAGACTAAGTCATCTTTTATTGTTTGCCTTTAAGTTTcttatattcatgcttgtagttcttcaacttatattgcactcatctctttaggctactttattttaatttattcatctatgattcttggcttgtttgcaatctacaatttcaatatgagtatgagtgagtagcttgttttggcttaggctaggcattaccaccatgtatgtagtttgaatttctttcttcacctttggcttggttgtgttgttaatggtttaagatggattttgctatcatgttgtagtgttgttgaattgagggcgagagtcgattgttaacgataatctatgcttaaaagttaagacatctccatgagaataggtagatgctttgattggaaatgttgaatgtgtgcttcatgtcttaaattatgcttagctccatAAGAATAAGTAGTTGAGTATTTTTAGGAAgtttttgttgctcgagagagaacattagtacttatgatacgttcttccccataacaaaatatccatgaccATAGGTTAATGTTTACTAAACaatactttggtgagaaagcctagcctatgcctcttagcttattgatcattttatccttactTTTGGTTCATTATATCCTCATTtacttttatgttttattttcattaagtacttttaattgcttgttttaattatttctatctccaaacatcatattatacgttttcgagCACACTAATCGAttgagaaactattaacttaacccccaCAGCTTCtagattcgacccgtacttacCGACATACTACACTACGGCGTGCACTTGCGGTAATACTATcgaaggacgtaaagtcccgatcagAATGCTATCTAGATATTAAGGTAACCTAAATATTTATGTACACAATAATtgcactatggactatctaaattgattgcatcttcagcggtgttattacctTTTGGTGGTTGTACCCCGTATAGTCTACTCCAAAGAGAAATCCTGTTTTGAAAATGTGTTTCTAAATGTTTACAAGAATTGTCAGCTTCTTCTCTCCATGATCGTTGGATTGGCaacagtggagatgaatcatcgttcattaatagttgaacataatgatttctatttgtaacaccccgatagttttccgatatatttaatgatttactagtaaattattttatataaataaagtttttaatataaataaagttgttattgatttattttgggCTCGAGCTAATATATTTCAGCCTTTTTAACAATCTAGCTTTTCGGGCCCAAACCCTTTAACCCATTtcttatttcaatatttttttaaaaaaaaaaataaaataaataaataaaaattagaggGAAGTGTATAGGTTGGCCGGCCCTATTGGAGGGATTatggagtttgtaactcccaTGTGGGAATATTGAAGGATCACACTAATTGCCTTAAtccttatttccttaatcttccTAATTACCTTAACCTTATTGCATTCTATCTTCCAATTTCCTAGAAAACTAAAGAAAACTCCCACAAACCCTAGCAATCCCACACGCCTAGTACTCCTcttgcaatttttattttggtattctTTTCATATAAATTGTAAGTATAAttctccatttattttttttatttatattaagttaaattaaattatgtcaTTTGTGGCTTGTGTGAATTTTTGATCCATGGACATTTCTTTCATGTTTTAAAGTGATGTtatgaattttatatatatgtcttgtcAAATTATTTGTAAGAAATGAATTATTTTGGaactatgaaaatgatttttaatatgtGGACATGagtttatgattttgatggTAGGGATTTAATAAGAAATGTGAACATTGgaatttgtatatatttgaaaaaaatgacaaaatcccgtaggttttgaaaatggtgaaaaatggtgtttttggagcattttttggcttgaaattaggttaaaaatacttatactatgttataatttatagaaattggtacccgggagTTTTGATACATTTCGGACGcaaacggtgaagtcggattttcagtttgataGTTTTAAATcgcgtttctggacagattatgtatgctgtcctattttgtgcgtttaccatgttatagtatgtgatggatgttcatgatgagtgtggtattctaggtgtggtaGTAGTTGTATGTATAtgttatggttgatttgaggaaagtgtgtatgtgtgcttatttcccgaatacgattgaaccttgtaggaagtcgattcgtgacggggatttgaataggacgcttgagagttggttatcttgtttaaggtatgtacacgcagcgaagtttgCATTTTGTCCGATGTACCATATATATTAATggtaaacaaaaataaagtatggatatatagtacgaataatgttatctttccgaataaataatttcgacacatttgttttgataagcagaggtagtatgacctcactaaccttaaagtggacgtagtatgacgtcaattggtggaaaagaattacttgcggtatatgggggcattatgagccaccgccggggtatgcatacttaaccataggcaccgaagtaaggcgagtgtctatggtagagacgtgcttaggggttagcttcccctaatgtattgtctcacttatggagattggggTTGTACcagcagtatggctggaaaagtacagcagtatggctgactaacatttacatgaaattgattATACTTTATTAGCGTGATCGAAGCGTATTTCGGAAACTGACAGTTATTAAATCTTTCTTTTGTTGTACTTAATTAAATGATAAGTGTAACATCCAAGAAAAAACTCGGATCCAATAGGGCCGGCCAACCTATACACTTCcctctaatttttatttatttatttatttattcattttttttttaaaaaaatattgaattaagAAATGGGTTAAAGGGTTTGGGCCCGAAAAGGTAGATTGTTAAAAAGGCTGAAATATATTAGCTCGAGctcaaaataaatcaataacaactttatttatattaaaaactttatttatataaaataatttactagtaaatcattaaatatatcggaaaaatatcggaGTGTTACAATaagcgacgtttgctgacgtgtacttttggtcttaacgatcctgcgatgatgttgtttcctttctgggcaatgactagcagtaagttaagttgcaggtctgggaagtgaggattgtcccttagagaaataaatcattagggTACAGAAGTcatgataagaacttctaataaagtttaaagaatattggTTCTATGAGGCGATTACGTTCTCAAGTTAATAAGTAGATTTATCTTTACAATCTTATCTGCTGCTAAGATTtccttatatctagtagtttataataactctaatagaactcgatccgcaagctttgTTGATTTCAAATCTTTTTTATAACTGTCTTCTAACATCTtggtttgactcggactatATTTAGTTCTTTAAAAGGTCGTCTTCCCTTTTTAAACGATCCGAGTTTTTTCCTGgatgttacaattggtatcagagcgggagttctatttagtgttatttatctaaatCGATAGACTAACGTGAAATAAGAGATGACGAGagtaaaggggtagacattaaggggatatgatgtgttttgcttggtgtctttaagtATGATGTCATGGGTAATTTTGATGTGTGCATGGTAGAATTTCTGTATATATATCTGTGGTACTCTGATTTATCTATCCTTGTCTTATCTCAGAAATTAATTGTCTCGCtttctttctttgtgagtcaggaagttcgattattacttttctttcatggataaaggaaagaGACCGACCGAGGAAGGAATTAATACCCAAGAGGAACCTtggagagctttagttaatgccccagcCTGGGCAGAGATAGAGGCTCTAGGAATTTGGGACCGAAAAGAGGGGGAAAGCGATTTGGACTACACCCAACGAGTGGAAATGTTTTACAAGAGATCTAAACAAGTGTATGAAGGGATAATGGATGAAAAGATGGCTGAACTGAAGGAGAGGAGTGAACAGTTTCACCGAGATCTTAACAGAAGGGTTAGAGCAATGGAGACTGTGGGTCGGGATAGATTTGACGTTCCAGAGTCTAGTGGGGCAAGAGCTAATGTTGTTGAGGAGGTTGTTCCCGTAGTAGACCCAAACTCAGTGTTACTAATAAACTTTGATGAGTTGGATTTCGAGGAGGATcccgaggaggatccagaagaggacctGGAGGAGGACCCCGGTGAGGACCCAGAAGAAGAATCTGAGGAGGATTTTGGGGAAAGTTTCGATGAGGAACAAGGGGAAAATATGAAGGAAGATTccttaggagtggtagaagaacCCTATGAAGATAACGTAGGGGATGGTTATAATGTTGATGTGGAGAGGGGAATAGCTGATAGACATGATGTTATGAGCGATAGTGATACCGAAATAGTTATTCTAGGGGAttggccggtgaggcgagaAGATCCTATGAGTGAGGAGGAAAGTGAAATCATTATGTGGGAGGAAAGACCACCTGAACCAGTAATTGTAGAACTTTCTGATTCCGTAGGGCGACTTgctatgagtgattccttatctgtaggaACCCCTTCTGATTCTGAT
This region includes:
- the LOC130821546 gene encoding uncharacterized protein LOC130821546; this translates as MDKGKRPTEEGINTQEEPWRALVNAPAWAEIEALGIWDRKEGESDLDYTQRVEMFYKRSKQVYEGIMDEKMAELKERSEQFHRDLNRRVRAMETVGRDRFDVPESSGARANVVEEVVPVVDPNSVLLINFDELDFEEDPEEDPEEDLEEDPGEDPEEESEEDFGESFDEEQGENMKEDSLGVVEEPYEDNVGDGYNVDVERGIADRHDVMSDSDTEIVILGDWPVRREDPMSEEESEIIMWEERPPEPVIVELSDSVGRLAMSDSLSVGTPSDSDSTSSDDSSNADFEPDRYMEDQDRLDASLLFP